The following proteins come from a genomic window of Miscanthus floridulus cultivar M001 chromosome 2, ASM1932011v1, whole genome shotgun sequence:
- the LOC136536663 gene encoding uncharacterized protein: MAGSSSSTTSSEGSGGYNLMSCIKEIPTLKGDNYIEWKKQIDLAFILAEVDWVVTTPCPKEPVTPVRETDETDAAWQNRERDFAPVKMSFDLEYRKWVTTNKKCLAVIKNTIEPTIVGSIPDCDTVTEYLERIKSQFTGSSKTYATQLIKQLVTERYSGGGSSIREHILRMSNLASKLKPMDLALKDEFLIYLIFASLPKEFDTFVVNYNIQPEKWDLEKLIAMCVQEEERIKVSQGGTVNYLKDKKKNYNNSSSSKSSGKGPMQQSQNKQFLVDKDQCLYCKKTGHYKKNCPDFLKMIMKNKCENIITFVNESLYVKFSKST, encoded by the exons ATGGCCGGCTCCAGTTCATCCACGACTTcctccgagggctcag gaggatacaatttgatgagttgtatcaaagagatccctacTTTAAAAGGGGATAACTACATTGAATGGAAGAAACAGATAGACTTGGCCTTCatattggctgaggtggactgggtagtcaccacaccgtgtcctaaAGAACCTGtgacaccggtgagggagacagatgagactgatgctgcatggcagaacagagagcgggactttgctcccgtaaagatgtcttttgaccttgaatatagaaagtgggtcacaactaataagaaatgtttggctgtgataaaaaatacAATTGAGCCTACaatagtgggctcaattccagactgtgacacggtcacagagtacctagaaagaataaagagtcagttcactggctcttcaaagacatatgcaacccaactgatcaagcagctggttacagaaaggtactctggtggcggcagtagcattagagagcacatactgagaatgagcaatctggcatctaagctcaaaccaatggatttggcactcaaggatgagtttcttatttatttgatttttgcttctttgcccaaagaatttgacacctttgttgttaattacaacatacaacctgaaaaatgggatttagaaaagctcatagccatgtgtgtgcaggaggaggaaagaataaaagtttcacagggtggtactgtcaactacctaaaagataagaaaaagaactataataacagctcttcctccaagtcatctggaaagggtcccatgcaacagtctcagaacaagcaattcctagtggataaagaccagtgtctctactgtaagaagacgggacattataagaagaattgtcccgatttcctaaagatgattatgaaaaataaatgtgagaacattattacgttcgtaaatgaatccttgtatgtaaagttttcaaaatctact